aggggaacctacatatgaaaatttgagaaagatcccttcattactttctgagaaatagcgataacaaacttcaattgtcaaaatctaagatggctgcctgtcgtccatgttgttttccgataggtctcaaaatgtaatatgcataactaggcaccaaggggaacctatatatgaaatttgagaaagatcccttcagtactttctgagaaatagcgataacaaacttcaattgtcaaaatccaagatggctgcctgtcggccatgttgttttccgataggtctcaaaatacaatatgcataactaggcaccaaggggagcctacatataaaatttgagaaagatcccttcaatactttctcagaaatagcgataacaaacttcaattgtcaaaatccaagatggctgcctgtcggccatgttgttttccgattggtctcaaaatacaatatgcataactaggcaccaaggggaacctacatataaaatttgagaaagatctcttcagtactttctcagaaatagcgataacaaacttcaattatcaaaatccaagatggctgcctgtcggccatgttgttttccgattggtctcaaaatgcaatatgcataactaggcaccaaggggagcctacatatgaaatttgagaaagatcccttcagtactttctcagaaatagcgataacaaacttcaattatcaaaattcaagatggctgcctgtcggccatgttgttttccgattggtctcaaaatgcaatatgcagaactacagaccaaggggaacttacaaaaatgttcGAGAAtgatcctttcagtactttctgaaaaatagcgataacaaacttcaattgtcaaaatcgaagatggctgcctgtcggccatgttattttccgattggtctcaaaatgcaatatgcataactaggcaccgaggggaacctgcatatgaaatttgagaaagatcccttcagcactttcttagaaatagcaataacaagtttcaactgtcaaaatcttagatggctgcctgtcggccatgttgttttacgattagtctcaaaatgcaatatgcataactaggcaccgaggggaacctacatatgaaaatttgagaaagatcccttcattactttctgagaaatagcgataacaaacttcaattgtcaaaatctaagatggctgcctgtcggccatgttgttttccgataggtctcaaaatgtaatatgcataactaggcaccaaggggaacctatatatgaaatttgagaaagatcccttcagtactttctgagaaatagcgataacaaacttcaattgtcaaaatccaagatggctgcctgtcggccatgttgttttccgataggtctcaaaatgcaatatgcataactaggcaccaaggggagcctacatataaaatttgagaaagatcccttcaatactttctcagaaatagcgataacaaacttcaattgtcaaaatccaagatggctgcctgtcggccatgttgttttccgattggtctcaaaatacaatatgcataactaggcaccaaggggaacctacatataaaatttgagaaagatctcttcagtactttctcagaaatagcgataacaaacttcaattatcaaaatccaagatggctgcctgtcggccatgttgttttccgattggtctcaaaatgcaatatgcataactaggcaccaaggggagcctacatatgaaatttgagaaagatcccttcagtactttctcagaaatagcgataacaaacttcaattatcaaaattcaagatggctgcctgtcggccatgttgttttccgattggtctcaaaatgcaatatgcataactaggcaccaaggggagccaacatatgaaatttgagaaagatcccttcagtactttctcagaaatagcgataacaaacttcaattgtcaaaatctaagatggctgcctgtcggccatgttgttttccgataggtctcaaaatgcaatatgcataactaggcaccaaggggaactcacatatgaaatttgagaaagatcccttcagtactttctgaggattagcgataacaagaattgtttacggacggacggagggacggacggagggacggacggacggacggacgacggaccacggacgcagggcgatttgaatagcccaccatctgatgatggtgggctaaaaatgcaCATTCATCTGTCTATACCATTTTCCCACGAAAGTGAGAACAAAATCTCAATGGAAGCCATCAGTCACCTTTCGGGATATCTTTTTCGTGTATGATCTTGCCGCCACGCTTGCTGGTTTTCTCCACCTGGAGTGCAGTACTCATACCCTGCTCAGACTTGCCTAGACCCTGTCCCTCTTTGTACCCATACTTGGCCATGATCTTTGAAGCAACAGAACCGCTACAGAAAACgaggtacaaatgtatttgaaatgttAAGGAATTTCAGCGCAATCTTTTTCACAAGAATgacatctacaatgtacatatgtagttacagtatatgtatacatgtatatctcatAAATTTTGCAAAATCACCAATTCTAAAAAATATGCCTTTTTTTAAACAGGTATTATGATGCTAAATTGATTACACTTTTTCGTTTAATACAAGAGTAGGCTAAgtttattcattaaaaaataaaatgtagcccttcatcccaggaTACTACTGGCTCAATAtcataactgtacatgtagctcACTTACTGAtatctagaaaaaaataatacaaaacacatTTAACCTCTGTTATGTTTGAAGTAGGTCAACACAATTTATTCCGATAGGCTACATTTGCACCTGCCAAAAAATCATGACCCTGGGCATTGGTATTGAGATTTTTGACACATCTGACCTCTGTGACAGTGAAAGTAAATCAATAtgattaatttaaataaaattgtagTTCTTCTTCTCACCATGCTTCTGGCAAATGTCAGTCAATGGTTAAtgggaagaagttgtttaaagaattTAGCTATATTACATCTTATCCATGTGTCCTTGAAAGTAGGTAAAGACAAgacattttaacaaacttggtggCCCTTCACCAAATATCTTTACCCTTGTCgtcatgggcctcttggttaatgaattttatctatttttttaattctaacACATTTGGCCCCTCTGTCCTTGAAAATATGTcatggtcattcatttgaacattgatcccagcatgctatGGGCAAATCATTAAAATGATAATCTAGGGTACATCTACACACTCTGTATAGAGAGTGTAtatgtgatcgtaacccctgggtTATAGAGGATGCATCTGCTGATACAGCTGGCGGAAAAATCAACACCAAGATATAACTTAATTTGGATAAGGAATGCAGTTTAGGCTTGGACTTAAGCTTAGCTGCTAAGTTCATATATACTTGCAGAGGTTAATCTAGACCAATTTTACTACCAAAATTAGGTAATATTTCTCGATGATGGTGTTTTCCCcttttaataaaaaacaaattccccATCAAGAAAAAATCCCATAAAACAGGGGGAAATTCTCCAAAACAGAGGGAATCTCctaaattttgatgaaatatgtaagaattatagctgtaaaatgtttaaagaaTATGATTCAAGACATTGAGGCCCCTCATTAACCCTAAATTTCATAATGGTACTGGGTAGTATATATTTCCCCAAATCCTAGATTAAACCCTGACTTGAATGTATGTATCATCATTAAAGTTATGTTGAGATTAATATTGTAACCCGCCAATGAACATCCTACTGTTTATATTTAGCTTCACTTTCATATGGTAGAACACAACTTAAAAGACAATAAAGACCCCAAGGGGTTCCATATGGTACAGAGTAACATCATAATCTTCTACAAAGAAAAACATTCCTTTAAATACCCAAATTACATTTTGTTTCAAACAATATCTCTGTGTGATTTTGGATAACCTACCCGAGTCCTATTGTGTAGCCCATGGGAGGTGACCTGGATCTGTCTGGCATAATAGGCATCGGTTCTGTAAAAatattacatcaataacactgAGAATGTATATATTTCCATTTCTAAAAACATGCTCTAATTGGGATATTACAGTAATTTTTTATCCCATGGTGGGGAAAAAATAATGCATTGTCAGTTTTAGAGAAAATGCAGCTACTTTTATGGTACTGTGCAATTGTGATATAACACTTAGAACACTGAGTGATAATGATGAAAACCACCAACAAATACAATTCAAATacattacattttataattattttttttttatactgaaCAGTGTTAATCGTTGGATCCAATCAAAATCCAACAAGGAGTACAAGTATAAACAATTTTACCTGGGCCCGAAAGACACCGTCAAAATTTAACCACGAGTATAAAGTATCAAAAGTGAAGACCCTAATAGAATCTATGAAAGTTTATGTCTAATTCAGGCATTCTTAGCAAATTCACGACTGGTAGGAATTTACACAGGCAGGTTATACCAAGGGTACAAAGATGATTAATCAGTGATGGAAAACAGGGAAATCTGATGCAAACTAGTTGCTAGTGTAAGTTGCATACAACTGAGTTTGCTAGTGTAAGTTGCATACAACTGAGTAACGAGTATGTGTAGCTGTTTGCCCAGAAGCGTTCTGCTCCGATGTTCAGCTCAAAGTTGGTGAAAAGACTAGTTTGACCAGCAATATGATTGGTGGTAAGGACTATAGCTCTGTATGGACTAATTTGCCCAGCACTAAGGTTGGTGGTAAGGACTAGTCGGTTCAGTACTAAGGTTGGGGGTAAGGACTAGTCTGTCCAGCACTAAGGTTGGGGGTAAGGACTAGTCTGTCCAGTACTAAGGTTGGGGGTAAGGACTAGTCTGTCCAGCACTAAGGTTGGGGGTAAGGACTAGTCTGTCCAGCACTAAGGTTGGGGGTAAGGACTAGTTTGTCCAGTACTAAGGTTGGTGGTAAGAACTAGTCGGTTCAGTACCAAGGTTGGGGGTAAGGACATGTCTGTCCAGCACTAAGGTTGGGGTAAGGACTTGTCTGTCCGGTACTAAGGTTGGGGTAAGGACTAGTCTGTCCAGTACTATTATAATACTAAGGTTAGGGGTAAGGACTAATCTGTCCAGTACTAAGGTTGGGGGTAAGGACTAATCTGTCCAGCACTAAGGTTGGTGGTAAGGACTAGTCGGTTCAGTACTAAGGTTGGTGGTAAGGACTAGTCTGTCCAGTACTAAGGTTGGGGGTAAGGACTAGTCTGTCCAGTACTAAGGTTGGGGGTAAGGACTAGTCTGTCCAGCACTAAGGTTGGGGGTAAGGACTAGTCTGTCCAGTACTAAGGTTGGGGGTAAGGACTAGTCAGTCCAGTACTAAGGTTGGGGGTAAGGACATGTCTGTCCAGTACTAAGGTTAGGGGTAAGGACTAATCTGTCCAGCACTAAGGTTGGTGGTAAGGACTAGTCTGTCCAGTACTAAGGTTAGGGGTAAGGATTTGTCTGTCCAGTACTAAGGTTGGTGGTAAGGACTTGTCTGTACAGCACTAAGGTTGGTGGTAAGGACCTGTCTCAGTCTGTCCAGCACTAAGGTTGGTGGTAAGGACCTGTCTCAGTCTGTCCAGCACTAAGGTTGGGGGTAAGGACTAGTCTGTCCAGCACTAAGGTTGGTGGTAAGGACTAGCCCATTAATTGCCATAATACTGTCACTGGATTGGATGTCATACATTATCCATTTAGCATTTCATTGTTCCTGCACTTAAAAATCCTCAATTAGTAGCCCTGTCGTTTGTCGACGCTGTTCTTTAATGGCCTTATTGTGTAATTTGGATGTAAAACGATACTAAACAAAAGGCTACCAAAATATATCATGGTGAATAATGAGTTAGCCATTGGTTGTGTATACTTACCCTCTTTGAAGATCATGTCCTCATTGATAAGTGAAGATGGTGGAGCAATGGCAGCCCCCTGACCTGAAAATAACAAAGACTAATAACAGGACAATGTCACCActaaaaataacaatgataataataGAACAATGTCACCAACTCAGCGTATATTGGGGCTATTTCAGTGTAAGAAGTCTATAAATCACCAGCTGTTACAAATAAGCCAAGACAATGTTTGACTCAAAGTAGGAAGTAGACTCTATATTGCAAGGCAATGAAACATCAAGCTATCATTCttactgaactgcaatagacatggatggacTTATAACCAGACATCCAATTATTGTATTCCCagataaatatgtaattatacTATGACATAATCTGTGAGTTATCAAGCAGATGAAGGATGAATACTTTTGTTGCGGGGTTTTTGTTCATATTCCTCTTCCTCTTCTTCTTCCTTCCGTCTTCTGGCTCTCTCCATCTCGTTAAGACCAAAGTGGTCAGGGGTACTATCCCGATCACGGTCACGCCTCTTCCtgaaaatacacatacaaacctCACATGAACAGCAATAATTTCAGAAAGAGCACTTACATAAAACTTacttaatacatgtaattatctattctttcaaattatataataGGTATATTGCTTAGTAGAACAATATGTACTAATCCCCATGCCAAAATGACATTCTGAAATCGAAATGCATAAAATATGGTAATGTAGCCTGCGTTTCCACTGGCCCTGACACTGTGTCtcgtctggtgtcagggccagaggaaacttgggctaatGGGAATTTAACAGGAGGAGATGAGGGcattaattatttcaaaaattgttGAATTATAACGCTgctaaaatattaaaacacaaCTACATATTATCATGACTATAAAACATTGTCATTTTCAAAAAGATTGACTGAAAACTAAGAGGAAATCTTTGGATTGACAAGCAGACGTTTATGCCAAACAGAAAAACAGACAAGAGAAAATATGTAAAAGtgtatttttaatgaatttagtgatttttttagaaattgtCAAATCGAAATGCTGCTCAATTAGGCTGTGTTTTGGTTCAGCATTGCCTCTTCCTCACTGAGGGAGGTCCTTGTTACATAGACAGATGTTTTCTAAATTGCAGGGTATTAATAGTATTCTATCATTAAGACCAATATATTAACATAGCCAACAAGCTCCTTGTCCCTAGCTACCTGCTTGATCCACGTTCTTGAGGAATTCTTTCCTGTTCATCTCccccatctttttttctttcttcctCTCTTTCCTTTTGTCTTTgttctttccttttcttcatAAATTCTTCGTAATCATTTGGTCTGAGAGGGTTGTATTCATCACTGACCCCTGTAAGGGAGGGTACCGGGTCTGTAGGTAGGAATGGCGATCCTCCCATCGCAATGGGAGGACCACCCCCACCACTACTGCCTCCACTTTCCCCTCCGGCTCTGCTCTCAAGCtttcaaaataaacaagttAAAAATCACAATTACTTAATGTCAAGTTTAAGGAATTCCATTGTATGTATACCAATTGTTCAAAAATTATCTTAGTATTTAATCATGATTGTAAATTATTGCTTTCTGAGTGATTAGCAAGACAGACTTCAATAAATGTATGTTCATGATCACTGTATACTTTTACAATGATACAATTTTTcatataattacaaaatgttaCAATATCATATAAAGTGGCTATACCCTGCCTGTCTGTAGGTTGAAGTGTAGTTCTGAAGAATCAGCATTTCTCTTCAAGTCCACAACTGGTGCCAAAGTTGTGTTCTGGCGTTGGCGCTGAAATATAGAATAAATCACAGTTGGTTTAAACAAACTGGATCAATCTACCTGGTACGCTAAGCGCAGCTAATGATACTGCTCTTGTTGGTAATATCATCCTTTTATAAATGGTAAACTAAAAAGTTGACTTCTGACTGATCAAGCAATGGAATATTTGCTTTAGTACATTGGATCCAGATTTACCTCTATAAAGGATGGATTATATATCAAGATTTTTGCCAAAAAGAGGTTTTAGAATGGTGGAGCAGTGCCGACTGAAACccttaaaataagtttttttccAGATTTTGTTGGGTGCTCAACTATGTATGTTAATTTAACAACCTGACTGTATCTTCCATATCGGAAGAACATAACATCGGGTTGTTTTAAGTTTGAAATATGGTATTCCTTAAAATGATTTAGAACTTTATACAGACGATCTTCTGTGAAATATAACAGAATACATTATGAAGTAAAAAGTTATATCATAAAGATGTACCTTAGTCTGTACAAGTGAAACTTTCTTTGCCTGCAGCTGTGACATTAACAGTTTATAACTTGAAGACCATGCAGCTGAAATATGAAAGCAACAAATTGGTCACCACAGTGAATGTCATATGAACAACTCAAGAGATTAGTAACACTGCACACATTCAAAGTAAAAGATTGACCATAACAACGTCTATCAGAGTTTCTCCGCTCTAATCCAAATGTTGACTAATTTCAAT
Above is a window of Pecten maximus chromosome 7, xPecMax1.1, whole genome shotgun sequence DNA encoding:
- the LOC117330450 gene encoding splicing factor 45-like — protein: MSLYDGLDIDSDKGGSETKSDVSAWSSSYKLLMSQLQAKKVSLVQTKRQRQNTTLAPVVDLKRNADSSELHFNLQTGRLESRAGGESGGSSGGGGPPIAMGGSPFLPTDPVPSLTGVSDEYNPLRPNDYEEFMKKRKEQRQKEREEERKKDGGDEQERIPQERGSSRKRRDRDRDSTPDHFGLNEMERARRRKEEEEEEEYEQKPRNKSQGAAIAPPSSLINEDMIFKEEPMPIMPDRSRSPPMGYTIGLGGSVASKIMAKYGYKEGQGLGKSEQGMSTALQVEKTSKRGGKIIHEKDIPKESPREPTPNTNLMKNPSKVILLRNMVAPGDVDEELEQETSEECSKYGRVIKCVIFEIPGGVEEEAVRIFLEFERVDAAIKAIIDLNGRFFGGRIVKACFYNLDKFRRLDLADEVE